In Arachis hypogaea cultivar Tifrunner chromosome 17, arahy.Tifrunner.gnm2.J5K5, whole genome shotgun sequence, a single window of DNA contains:
- the LOC112766754 gene encoding protein TIC 22, chloroplastic isoform X2, giving the protein MESSVPCGHSNPLLSFSNFIHQNCHRLGAELATRFNNTNKRFAGTLDLPPPPPFLSLLASITQPKHALAAAATLSSQQVAKSLAGTKLFTVSNSNNEFVLISDAEGAKSIGLLCFRQEDAEAFLAQVRSRRRELRGKPRVVPINLDQVYMLKVEGIAFRFLPDPIQIKNAIELKAGKGNKGSFDGVPVFQSDLLVVKKKNKRYCPVYFSKEDIEHELSKVSRASRGVGVSQNIMVGSLEDVLKKMEMSERNSGWEDLIFIPPGKSHSQHIQEIEA; this is encoded by the exons ATGGAATCGTCAGTGCCTTGCGGACACTCAAACCCACTTCTCTCATTCTCCAACTTCATCCATCAAAACTGCCACCGCCTCGGCGCCGAGCTCGCCACTCGTTTCAACAACACCAATAAGCGCTTTGCCGGAACCCTAGATCTTCCTCCTCCGCCTCCTTTTCTTTCCCTATTGGCGTCAATCACTCAACCCAAACATGCCCTCGCCGCCGCCGCTACTCTCAGCTCCCAGCAGGTGGCCAAGTCCCTCGCCGGCACCAAACTCTTCACCGTCAGCAATTCCAACAATGAGTTCGTTCTCATCTCCGATGCTGAAGGAGCTAAGTCTATTGGATTGCTCTGCTTTCGCCAAGAGGACGCTGAAGCCTTTCTTGCTCAG GTTCGATCACGGAGAAGAGAACTTCGAGGCAAACCTAGGGTTGTTCCCATAAATCTGGACCAG GTATATATGCTGAAGGTTGAAGGCATTGCATTCCGATTTTTACCTGATCCAATTCAAATAAAGAATGCCATAGAG CTCAAAGCAGGCAAAGGCAACAAGGGAAGTTTTGATGGAGTCCCtgtttttcag TCAGACCTCTTGGTtgtgaagaaaaagaataagcGTTACTGCCCTGTATATTTCTCAAAG GAAGATATTGAGCATGAACTATCCAAGGTTTCCAGGGCATCTAGAGGAGTTGGAGTTTCTCAGAATATAATG GTTGGTAGCTTGGAAGATGTACTGAAAAAAATGGAG ATGAGCGAAAGGAATTCAGGATGggaagatttaatttttattccaCCAGGAAAAAGCCATTCGCAACACATACAAGAAATTGAGGCTTGA
- the LOC112766754 gene encoding protein TIC 22, chloroplastic isoform X1: MESSVPCGHSNPLLSFSNFIHQNCHRLGAELATRFNNTNKRFAGTLDLPPPPPFLSLLASITQPKHALAAAATLSSQQVAKSLAGTKLFTVSNSNNEFVLISDAEGAKSIGLLCFRQEDAEAFLAQVRSRRRELRGKPRVVPINLDQVYMLKVEGIAFRFLPDPIQIKNAIELKAGKGNKGSFDGVPVFQSDLLVVKKKNKRYCPVYFSKEDIEHELSKVSRASRGVGVSQNIMQVGSLEDVLKKMEMSERNSGWEDLIFIPPGKSHSQHIQEIEA, from the exons ATGGAATCGTCAGTGCCTTGCGGACACTCAAACCCACTTCTCTCATTCTCCAACTTCATCCATCAAAACTGCCACCGCCTCGGCGCCGAGCTCGCCACTCGTTTCAACAACACCAATAAGCGCTTTGCCGGAACCCTAGATCTTCCTCCTCCGCCTCCTTTTCTTTCCCTATTGGCGTCAATCACTCAACCCAAACATGCCCTCGCCGCCGCCGCTACTCTCAGCTCCCAGCAGGTGGCCAAGTCCCTCGCCGGCACCAAACTCTTCACCGTCAGCAATTCCAACAATGAGTTCGTTCTCATCTCCGATGCTGAAGGAGCTAAGTCTATTGGATTGCTCTGCTTTCGCCAAGAGGACGCTGAAGCCTTTCTTGCTCAG GTTCGATCACGGAGAAGAGAACTTCGAGGCAAACCTAGGGTTGTTCCCATAAATCTGGACCAG GTATATATGCTGAAGGTTGAAGGCATTGCATTCCGATTTTTACCTGATCCAATTCAAATAAAGAATGCCATAGAG CTCAAAGCAGGCAAAGGCAACAAGGGAAGTTTTGATGGAGTCCCtgtttttcag TCAGACCTCTTGGTtgtgaagaaaaagaataagcGTTACTGCCCTGTATATTTCTCAAAG GAAGATATTGAGCATGAACTATCCAAGGTTTCCAGGGCATCTAGAGGAGTTGGAGTTTCTCAGAATATAATG CAGGTTGGTAGCTTGGAAGATGTACTGAAAAAAATGGAG ATGAGCGAAAGGAATTCAGGATGggaagatttaatttttattccaCCAGGAAAAAGCCATTCGCAACACATACAAGAAATTGAGGCTTGA
- the LOC112766753 gene encoding UDP-glucuronate:xylan alpha-glucuronosyltransferase 2, whose amino-acid sequence MVKTIPSKAKVSIINLVFLAVFLVVYGTLLLRPSSSLYFENAASLVRCSLRECRHKVEKSFKMKAVLEEPQRERSSKKNNATNKIELPSFFGDLGKGMKIGLVNMDEEDVNEFNLHGEMVPVYFEKVSQSFNWTDLFPEWIDEEEESDVASCPEIPMPEYAEYGSMDVIVAKMPCKYPEKGWGRDVFRLQVHLIAANLAAKKGKRDYWRWKKTTRVVLWSKCRPMMELFPCDQLERREGEWWYYKADVKKLEEKVSLPVGSCNLALPLWEQGIDEVYDVSKIQRSVKSRSRKNREAYATVLHSSEAYVCGAITLAQSLIQTGTKRDLVLLIDNSISAPKRRALASAGWKIRIITRIRNPRAEKGTYNEYNYSKFRLWQLTDYDKIIFIDSDIIVLRNLDILFHFPQISATGNDQTIFNSGIMVIEPSNCTFATLMSLRDDIVSYNGGDQGFLNEVFVWWHRLPRRVNFLKNFWSNSTLERRVKNGLIGSETAEVYAVHYLGWKPWQCYRDYDCNWDVEEQLVYASDVAHRRWWKVHDAMDEEMQRMCRLTKRRRTELNWERRKARKKGLVNGHWKINITDPRRFGSLLIH is encoded by the exons ATGGTAAAGACAATTCCATCTAAAGCGAAGGTAAGCATAATCAATTTGGTGTTCTTAGCCGTCTTTCTGGTTGTTTATGGAACCCTTCTTCTCCGGCCATCTTCTTCTCTCTATTTCGAGAATGCAGCCTCCCTTGTAAGATGCTCCCTCCGCGAATGTCGACACAAG GTAGAAAAGAGCTTCAAAATGAAAGCAGTGTTAGAGGAACCTCAACGAGAGAGATCATCAAAGAAGAACAATGCAACTAATAAGATAGAGTTACCTAGCTTCTTTGGTGATTTAGGGAAAGGAATGAAGATAGGACTGGTCAACATGGATGAAGAAGATGTAAATGAGTTCAACTTGCATGGAGAAATGGTACCAGTTTATTTTGAGAAGGTATCACAGTCTTTCAACTGGACAGACTTGTTTCCCGAATGGAtagacgaggaagaagagagtgaCGTGGCGTCATGCCCGGAGATACCTATGCCGGAGTATGCAGAATATGGGAGCATGGACGTCATTGTGGCCAAGATGCCATGCAAGTACCCTGAAAAGGGGTGGGGTAGGGACGTTTTCCGGTTGCAGGTTCATCTAATAGCAGCGAATCTGGCGGCAAAGAAGGGGAAGAGGGATTATTGGAGATGGAAGAAGACAACGAGGGTGGTTCTGTGGAGCAAGTGTAGGCCAATGATGGAGCTGTTCCCATGCGACCAATTGGAGAGGAGGGAAGGTGAGTGGTGGTATTACAAAGCGGACGTGAAGAAGTTGGAGGAGAAGGTTTCGTTGCCTGTTGGGTCCTGCAACTTGGCTTTGCCTCTTTGGGAACAAG GTATCGATGAGGTTTACGACGTGTCCAAGATCCAAAGAAGTGTGAAatccagatcaagaaaaaaccgcGAGGCCTACGCCACCGTGCTCCATTCCTCCGAAGCCTACGTTTGCGGCGCCATAACTCTCGCTCAGAGCCTCATCCAAACGGGAACCAAACGCGACCTTGTTCTCCTCATCGACAACTCAATCTCCGCCCCGAAACGCCGCGCACTCGCCTCCGCAGGCTGGAAGATTCGAATCATAACACGAATCCGAAACCCTAGGGCCGAGAAAGGAACCTACAACGAGTATAACTACAGCAAGTTTCGCCTATGGCAGCTCACGGACTACGACAAAATCATCTTCATCGACTCCGATATCATCGTGCTCCGGAACCTGGACATACTCTTCCACTTCCCTCAGATCTCGGCGACGGGGAATGACCAGACAATATTCAACTCGGGGATCATGGTGATCGAGCCTTCGAACTGCACGTTCGCGACGTTGATGAGCCTCCGAGACGACATCGTTTCGTACAACGGAGGTGACCAAGGGTTCCTGAACGAGGTTTTCGTGTGGTGGCACAGGTTACCGAGGAGGGTGAACTTCTTGAAGAACTTCTGGTCGAATTCGACGCTGGAGAGGAGGGTGAAGAACGGTTTGATCGGTTCGGAGACGGCGGAGGTGTACGCCGTACACTACTTAGGGTGGAAGCCGTGGCAGTGTTACAGGGACTATGATTGCAACTGGGACGTGGAGGAGCAATTGGTGTACGCGAGTGACGTGGCGCACAGGAGGTGGTGGAAGGTGCA